The following proteins are co-located in the Pochonia chlamydosporia 170 chromosome 6, whole genome shotgun sequence genome:
- a CDS encoding fungal specific transcription factor (similar to Neosartorya fischeri NRRL 181 XP_001261843.1): protein MPVAGVAATSLAAILFGRAHCVCAPMWIANRYKLVNPYIQPPLRGTRSNPKTTSSTSLFGTRRHASEHDTDHDETQPDRCEALSKSSEPETPEVPGTDSAMGIARKISRLGSQGIGSCSTFAIPDGDYPSQSPRSGAGDARIPISTILGRPFPNRQLIHTLMEDYFDAVHWFSLVIYEPKFRRQLASVEGGYAYQSDASFLTLLSMVLCMGAWYRSNRVAHEGDEDWRRWSDDLLGIVESRLICLMDETSITAVQTCILLGSHHVYHGRPNLSFALLGATIKISHALGIHRHVSAHKSSSEIEERKRVWWTIYTWDRFASISYGRPMSINDEDFNIEMPEEYPESPYFSCIPNGQQASGLVYSRYQTELSSLYRIASPALKVVFGCISTHNPRQRYESEYASLVSEVTEKLHTWRTSLPPHLNLDLDHDYSSGNNDWKTRAHTLQSLSLQLTFDNLLIVLYRPFLAKQVDHLSVTPSNACTLASRAGSPVPKQHGVSFTGNLGSSTAADAIADTTNNSEYWLSAAVRTARISELSELAQLARESHLVAFMAINLFHAAIVLILLALSDPLSDRAQKLKRTITRVLRLQKLLGKQSALSKQSSFVLQNLISLLLRREEEAMLGRPSAAPSRDVGTEETRRSQGLTHSPFPTAGDVVPSHQSSPLEGPSIIPQHGTDTGLWPNLTVAQQLNESLVSVQKVFPASNEQLVQGANVSDTPFDQRQMWNHSYNETGGSDIGQAVAPGAPGLDNGTNGLFWLWDFNWDSAHMQSY, encoded by the exons ATGCCTGTCGCAGGTGTCGCCGCAACAAGTCTCGC TGCGATTCTTTTCGGCCGTGCTCACTGTGTTTGCGCGCCGATGTGGATTGCGAACCGGTACAAGTTGGTGAATCCTTACAT ACAACCTCCGTTAAGAGGTACTAGAAGTAACCCCAAGACgacatcgtcaacatctcTCTTTGGCACGCGCCGTCATGCATCAGAACATGATACGGACCATGATGAAACGCAACCAGACCGGTGCGAAGCGCTGTCGAAATCGTCGGAACCTGAAACCCCAGAAGTACCTGGGACGGACTCTGCAATGGGTATTGCGAGAAAG ATAAGCAGACTTGGAAGCCAAGGCATTGGTAGTTGTTCAACGTTTGCCATTCCTGACGGAGACTACCCCTCCCAGAGCCCTCGCTCAGGTGCCGGTGATGCGCGCATTCCCATATCAACGATTCTGGGACGGCCATTCCCTAACCGACAGCTCATCCATACACTTATGGAAGACTACTTTGATGCAGTTCACTGGTTCTCTTTGGTAATATACGAGCCAAAGTTTCGAAGACAACTCGCCTCCGTCGAGGGTGGATATGCGTATCAATCTGACGCTTCGTTTCTTACGTTGCTGTCCATGGTCCTGTGCATGGGTGCGTGGTACAGGTCGAACCGGGTAGCTCACGAGGGAGATGAAGATTGGCGCCGCTGGAGTGATGACTTGCTGGGAATTGTTGAATCCAGGCTAATCTGCCTAATGGATGAGACATCAATTACTGCTGTGCAGACGTGCATCCTGCTGGGGTCGCATCACGTCTATCACGGTCGACCAAATCTATCCTTTGCACTGCTAGGGGCGACGATTAAAATATCCCACGCCTTGGGCATACATCGACATGTCTCTGCACATAAAAGTTCCAGCGAAATTGAAGAGCGCAAAAGAGTATGGTGGACAATCTACACGTGGGATAG GTTCGCTTCCATCTCCTATGGGCGACCCATGAGCATCAATGACGAAGATTTCAACATCGAGATGCCCGAAGAGTATCCCGAATCGCCGTACTTTTCTTGCATACccaatggccaacaagcatcTGGCCTTGTATACTCACGATACCAGACCGAATTAAGCAGTCTCTACCGCATTGCATCCCCGGCGTTGAAGGTCGTTTTTGGCTGCATTTCAACTCACAACCCCAGGCAACGATACGAGTCCGAGTACGCTTCCCTAGTCAGCGAGGTCACTGAGAAGCTACACACCTGGAGAACCAGCCTACCTCCACACCTAAACCTAGACCTCGATCACGACTATTCCAGCGGGAACAATGACTGGAAGACTCGGGCGCATACTTTACAGTCTTTGTCGCTGCAGTTGACTTTTGACAACTTACTCATAGTGCTCTATCGGCCATTTCTAGCCAAACAGGTCGACCACTTGTCGGTTACGCCCTCGAATGCATGCACACTGGCATCTCGGGCTGGCTCCCCCGTCCCTAAGCAACATGGCGTTTCGTTCACTGGAAACCTAGGAAGCTCCACGGCCGCGGATGCCATTGCCGACACTACCAACAACTCGGAGTACTGGCTAAGTGCGGCTGTAAGAACGGCGCGAATTTCTGAGCTTTCCGAGCTGGCCCAGCTTGCAAGGGAAAGCCATCTTGTCGCCTTTATGGCCATAAACTTGTTCCACGCCGCGATCGTGCTTATACTTCTGGCCCTCTCGGACCCTCTTTCTGACAGAGCCCAGAAGCTGAAGAGGACGATAACCCGGGTGCTTCGCCTGCAGAAATTGCTGGGCAAGCAGTCAGCTCTGTCGAAGCAAAGCAGCTTCGTTCTCCAAAACCTTATATCTTTGCTGCTCAGGAGGGAGGAAGAGGCCATGTTGGGCAGGCCGTCCGCCGCTCCCAGCCGGGACGTCGGCACGGAGGAGACGCGACGATCTCAAGGTCTGACTCACAGTCCCTTTCCGACAGCTGGTGATGTCGTCCCCAGCCACcagtcatcaccattggAGGGGCCAAGCATCATCCCTCAACACGGTACGGACACGGGGTTGTGGCCGAATTTGACAGTAGCGCAGCAGCTGAACGAGAGCCTTGTATCTGTACAAAAAG TATTTCCTGCGTCGAACGAGCAGTTGGTGCAAGGCGCCAATGTATCAGACACGCCGTTTGATCAGCGTCAAATGTGGAACCATTCATATAACGAGACGGGTGGAAGTGACATCGGTCAAGCCGTAGCACCAGGCGCACCGGGACTGGATAATGGGACTAATGGCTTGTTCTGGCTTTGGGACTTTAATTGGGATAGTGCTCATATGCAATCATATTAG
- a CDS encoding MFS sugar transporter (similar to Metarhizium robertsii ARSEF 23 XP_007824625.1) translates to MDVTSTHHEQQNSSAKFVQDVPVLQSDETGEEPAQSWLERKLKPSRISARYPIKGKPLLFATCAFGSLGDALFGYNSGIMSGLLVNPVFVARFYKDYGGADGTTNKVNPSITGISVSCLQLSAALGALIAGPLGDMIGRKKCVRLGAFFYFFSAFIQIFAPGFDTFIAGRTIQGFGVGFLSMTVPIIQTEIAAPHRRGLMVGIEYTFLIAGYMLSCWVDYGFNFLLPSSLSWQGPFIVQIGLSFILLSMSFFLPETPRWLAKQGFMKESLQTVADLHSKGDVDAPHVKSVFLEIQEAVRYERTLGSSSWKEMFTRYRKRTIVGITVQMFAQLNGINIISFYLPSTLSAAGFDDRKSLLYTAANAIPYTAATITTWYLADKWGRRPLLILGGFAMAAFLGVVCGFTQADMPIDIKAKGQYAFVMLYNIVYGFTWGPMPWLLPAEIFPLRGRSKGMALATTSNWIFNFIIGMASPDAFAGIQGYFYLVIAGFCLFSAFLAWSYYVETAGHTLEEIAMAFGDKAFIDADEDVVRSTNFATQTNQEKTKV, encoded by the exons ATGGACGTAACCAGCACTCATCATGAGCAACAGAACTCCTCAGCAAAGTTCGTACAGGATGTTCCTGTGCTTCAGTCAGACGAAACTGGCGAGGAACCAGCTCAGAGTTGGTTAGAGAGAAAGTTGAAGCCTTCCAGAATCTCCGCGCGGTATCCAATCAAGGGGAAACCGCTGCTTTTTGCGACATGTGCATTTGGCAGTCTCGGCGATGCTTTGTTCGGATACAACTCTGGAATCATGTCTGGGCTTCTTGTCAACCCAGTCTTTGTAGCCAGATTCTACAAGGACTACGGCGGCGCAGACGGAACAACTAATAAAGTCAACCCTTCCATCACGGGAATTTCCGTTTCATGCCTGCAGCTCTCTGCAGCTCTGGGGGCGCTCATAGCCGGACCACTGGGCGACATGATTGGCAGGAAGAAATGCGTCCGCCTGGGAGCGTTCTTCTACTTCTTCAGTGCCTTTATTCAGATATTCGCCCCTGGATTCGACACGTTTATTGCCGGGCGCACGATCCAGGgttttggcgttgggttCCTTTCGATGACGGTGCCCATCATTCAGACGGAGATTGCAGCACCACATCGTCGTGGTCTCATGGTTGGAATCGAATACACATTTCTTATTGCCGGATACATGCTCTCGTGCTGGGTGGACTATGGCTTCAACTTTCTTCTCCCAAGCTCATTGTCGTGGCAAGGGCCGTTCATTGTTCAGATTGGGCTGTCCTTCATTCTTCTGTCAATGTCTTTTTTCCTTCCAGAAACCCCGCGTTGGCTGGCGAAACAAGGGTTCATGAAAGAAAGTCTACAGACAGTGGCAGACTTGCACAGCAAGGGAGACGTTGACGCCCCTCACGTCAAGAGTGTGTTCCTCGAAATCCAAGAGGCCGTCCGTTATGAGAGAACACTAGGATCCTCAAGCTGGAAG GAAATGTTCACCCGCTATCGCAAGCGTACAATTGTCGGCATCACCGTTCAAATGTTTGCGCAActcaacggcatcaacatcatctcatTCTATCTGCCAAGTACTCTCTCCGCCGCCGGCTTTGACGACCGAAAGTCTTTGCTCTACActgctgccaatgccataCCATATACCGCTGCAACCATCACGACATGGTATCTAGCTGATAAATGGGGTAGGCGACCACTCTTGATCCTGGGTGGGTTTGCCATGGCGGCATTTCTCGGTGTAGTGTGCGGCTTTACGCAGGCCGACATGCCAATCGACATTAAAGCCAAGGGACAGTACGCATTTGTCATGCTATACAATATTGTTTATGGGTTTACCTGGGGTCCAATGCCATG GCTTTTGCCAGCTGAGATCTTTCCGCTCCGAGGACGCAGCAAAGGCATGGCGCTGGCGACGACTAGCAACTGGattttcaacttcatcataGGCATGGCGTCCCCCGACGCCTTTGCAGGGATACAAGGCTACTTTTACTTGGTCATTGCGGgcttttgtctcttctccGCCTTCCTTGCCTGGAGCTACTATGTTGAGACGGCCGGGCATACGCTGGAGGAAATTGCCATGGCATTTGGCGACAAGGCTTTTATTGACGCTGACGAGGACGTTGTAAGGAGTACGAATTTTGCCACCCAGACAAACCAAGAGAAGACCAAAGTTTAG
- a CDS encoding heterokaryon incompatibility protein (HET) domain-containing protein, which produces MSTVIRDAMAVCKALDIRFLWIDSVCIVQDDKSDWEVQSQQMGSVYRYSFLTICAPTSHSCDQGFLGSNNHAIDVPFRSRINPGIVGSYTIEDQGQESGMRFLHPNNRTPYNIDTGVSSWATRGWVFQERKLSPRKLVFGRSMFHFVCAHHSISQNGLVLPSPMMETLLPVFRALQLGLFNEGDVHMAWTEIASEYADLTLQQQHDRLPAISGLAQLFADSARLSEDSYVAGHWKAHLLKGYGLLWQRESIHTRQSLLDQFRAAQRLKTPTWSWANQARSFKPGYLHYHPHGSPARPHSCVEFQKMDVETSHAGLNAFGSVTSGMIRMTGRLKAYASLRVSRQYPSTYARRLFEGDCHIADCVLDWVVHHDGEEQDGLILLPLLSACPGESPGLLIYDELRGYDIPSQRAKGRCVVPSSNAYTFSATMNATILKRMTSPENQEDAEPKCQCFKTCAHAEKVNRDVFGIVLCRSDVPEQYWRVGVFFSEASETAGLALFRDVAYQEIITT; this is translated from the coding sequence ATGTCCACAGTTATTCGAGATGCCATGGCTGTCTGCAAGGCCTTGGATATTAGGTTTCTCTGGATCGATTCGGTCTGCATTGTGCAAGATGACAAGTCGGACTGGGAAGTGCAGAGCCAACAGATGGGTTCAGTATATCGCTACTCCTTTTTGACCATATGCGCTCCGACGTCTCACTCCTGCGACCAGGGATTCCTAGGTTCGAATAATCACGCAATCGACGTCCCATTCAGGTCGCGTATCAACCCTGGCATTGTGGGAAGCTACACCATCGAGGACCAAGGGCAGGAATCAGGGATGCGCTTCCTACACCCTAACAACCGGACTCCCTATAATATCGATACCGGGGTCTCCTCCTGGGCGACTCGTGGATGGGTGTTTCAGGAACGGAAACTTTCTCCTCGAAAACTCGTATTTGGGAGGTCTATGTTTCACTTTGTTTGTGCCCATCACAGCATCTCTCAGAACGGCCTTGTACTCCCCTCGCCAATGATGGAAACGCTGTTGCCAGTCTTCCGAGCACTACAGCTCGGGTTGTTTAATGAAGGAGACGTCCATATGGCATGGACAGAAATTGCTTCCGAATACGCGGATCTAACCttgcagcaacaacacgaCAGGCTGCCGGCTATATCTGGTTTAGCGCAGCTCTTTGCAGATTCTGCGAGACTCTCGGAAGACTCGTACGTCGCTGGACACTGGAAGGCTCATCTCCTGAAAGGCTATGGGCTGCTGTGGCAGCGGGAGTCGATTCACACACGACAGAGCCTCCTTGATCAGTTCAGGGCAGCTCAGCGCCTCAAGACGCCAACTTGGAGCTGGGCTAACCAAGCAAGAAGCTTCAAGCCCGGCTATCTACACTACCATCCTCACGGATCCCCTGCGCGCCCACATTCATGTGTTGAGTTCCAGAAAATGGACGTAGAGACATCCCACGCGGGTTTAAACGCTTTCGGCAGCGTTACCAGCGGCATGATCAGGATGACGGGAAGACTGAAGGCCTACGCGTCACTACGCGTCTCCAGGCAATATCCGTCAACATATGCACGACGATTGTTTGAAGGAGATTGCCACATTGCCGATTGCGTTCTTGATTGGGTTGTGCAccatgatggcgaagaaCAGGATGGACTTATACTGCTGCCTCTCCTGAGTGCCTGCCCCGGCGAGTCTCCAGGCTTGCTCATATACGACGAGCTAAGGGGCTACGATATACCATCCCAGCGAGCGAAAGGGAGATGTGTAGTTCCGTCCAGCAATGCATACACGTTTTCGGCAACTATGAACGCCACAATTCTGAAAAGAATGACGAGTCCTGAAAATCAAGAAGACGCCGAGCCCAAGTGCCAGTGTTTTAAGACTTGTGCCCATGCAGAGAAAGTGAATCGGGATGTCTTCGGGATCGTTCTGTGTCGATCTGATGTGCCTGAGCAATATTGGCGAGTAGGAGTCTTTTTCTCAGAGGCATCAGAGACAGCTGGGCTGGCTCTGTTCCGTGACGTGGCGTATCaggaaatcatcaccacgtAG